The Mycolicibacterium boenickei genome has a segment encoding these proteins:
- a CDS encoding LLM class F420-dependent oxidoreductase, giving the protein MRTGIFLSYAGGFKEAADQVVELEKVGIDIALVAEAYSYDAISQLGYLAAKTTTMELGTGVVPIYTRTPALMAMSAAGVDYVSDGRFRLGIGTSGPQVMEGFHGVPFDAPLGRTREVVEICRKVWRRENLDYDGKYYQLPLPADRGTGLGKSLHLINHPVRERIPITIAALGPKNVELTAEIAEGWQPVFYLPEKADDVWGDALRAGAAKRDPELGPLDVMVSASLAIGDDVDDRLAWAKPQLALYIGGMGARGQNFYHKLASRYGYGEVADHIQDLFLAGKKAEAIAAVPDDLVRNVSLVGPKGFVKERLAAYAEAGVTTMLVHPLATDTAETVKFCEELVSLTR; this is encoded by the coding sequence ATGCGCACTGGCATCTTCCTGAGTTATGCCGGCGGCTTCAAAGAAGCCGCCGACCAAGTCGTCGAACTGGAGAAGGTGGGCATCGACATCGCCCTGGTCGCCGAGGCGTACTCCTACGACGCGATCAGCCAGCTCGGATACCTGGCCGCCAAGACCACCACCATGGAGCTCGGCACCGGCGTCGTCCCGATCTACACCCGCACGCCGGCCCTGATGGCGATGAGCGCGGCCGGCGTGGACTACGTGTCCGACGGCCGGTTCCGCCTCGGTATCGGCACCTCGGGCCCGCAGGTGATGGAGGGCTTCCACGGCGTGCCGTTCGACGCTCCCCTGGGCCGCACCCGCGAGGTGGTCGAGATCTGTCGCAAGGTGTGGCGCCGCGAGAACCTGGATTACGACGGCAAGTACTACCAGCTGCCGCTGCCCGCCGACCGGGGAACCGGGCTGGGCAAATCGCTGCACCTGATCAATCACCCTGTCCGTGAGCGCATTCCGATCACGATCGCTGCTCTGGGACCGAAGAACGTCGAGCTGACCGCGGAGATCGCCGAGGGCTGGCAACCGGTGTTCTACCTCCCGGAGAAGGCCGATGACGTATGGGGCGACGCCCTGCGGGCCGGGGCGGCCAAGCGCGATCCGGAGCTGGGACCGCTGGATGTCATGGTCAGCGCCAGCCTGGCCATCGGCGACGATGTCGACGACCGACTCGCCTGGGCGAAACCTCAACTGGCGCTCTACATCGGTGGCATGGGCGCCCGGGGCCAGAACTTCTACCACAAGCTGGCCAGCCGGTACGGCTACGGCGAGGTGGCCGATCACATCCAGGACCTGTTCCTCGCCGGCAAGAAGGCCGAAGCCATTGCCGCCGTGCCCGACGACCTGGTGCGCAACGTGTCGCTGGTCGGGCCCAAGGGATTCGTCAAGGAACGCCTGGCCGCCTACGCCGAGGCCGGGGTGACCACGATGCTGGTGCACCCGCTGGCCACCGACACCGCCGAGACCGTGAAGTTCTGCGAGGAGCTCGTCTCCCTCACCCGCTAG
- a CDS encoding DUF4242 domain-containing protein: protein MTLYLYEITPDSTDAAAAGQLLKALDAEIAGGGGELIEAQVTAQSRRIFAIAEFGQDATALDATQLAAATISGPHQVRLVGADLSVLKATRPQAGYLVEWDLPADLDMESYLARKKANAPKYADVPEVQFLRTYVREDMDKCLCFYDAPDEAAVRRARDAVSTPIDRLHGLDGPLP from the coding sequence GTGACTCTGTACCTCTACGAAATCACCCCCGACTCCACCGATGCCGCCGCGGCAGGACAGCTGCTCAAGGCGCTCGACGCCGAGATCGCAGGCGGCGGTGGCGAACTGATCGAAGCTCAGGTCACCGCGCAGAGCCGGCGAATCTTTGCGATCGCCGAATTCGGACAGGATGCGACCGCTCTCGACGCCACCCAGCTGGCGGCCGCGACCATCTCGGGCCCGCATCAGGTTCGGCTTGTCGGCGCGGACCTGTCGGTTCTCAAAGCAACCCGGCCACAAGCCGGTTACCTGGTCGAGTGGGACCTGCCGGCCGACCTGGACATGGAGTCCTACCTGGCCCGCAAGAAGGCCAACGCCCCCAAATACGCCGATGTGCCCGAGGTCCAGTTCCTGCGCACCTACGTCCGTGAGGACATGGACAAGTGCCTGTGTTTCTACGATGCGCCCGACGAGGCTGCAGTGCGCCGGGCCCGCGACGCGGTGAGCACCCCGATCGACCGCCTGCACGGATTGGACGGGCCGCTCCCGTGA
- a CDS encoding TetR/AcrR family transcriptional regulator, with translation MSTPQTATAPKPAPSADTLPPAQRLLNTAAELFAGQGIRAVGIDQILRVAGVAKASLYSTYGSKDALVIAYLTDLDHADRNRWEQAVAGVDDPVRRILTFFDLASRSATRRDYRGCLYANAATEYPGVELEPVQAHREWLRATLTALLKQAGVDSPTALARNIQLLYDGALLGSKLERSTKPIAAARALTEELITLRQR, from the coding sequence ATGAGCACGCCCCAGACCGCTACCGCGCCCAAGCCTGCGCCGAGCGCAGACACCCTCCCGCCGGCTCAGCGACTGCTCAATACCGCAGCAGAACTGTTCGCCGGCCAGGGCATTCGCGCCGTCGGCATCGACCAGATCCTGCGCGTGGCGGGGGTCGCCAAGGCGAGCCTCTACAGCACCTACGGCTCCAAAGACGCGTTGGTGATCGCCTACCTCACCGATTTGGATCACGCTGATCGCAACCGCTGGGAGCAGGCGGTCGCCGGAGTCGATGATCCGGTGCGGCGCATCCTGACCTTTTTCGACCTCGCCTCACGCTCGGCGACCCGGCGCGACTACCGCGGCTGCCTGTACGCCAACGCCGCCACCGAATACCCCGGCGTAGAGCTCGAACCGGTACAGGCACACCGCGAATGGCTGCGGGCCACGCTGACCGCCCTACTGAAACAGGCCGGCGTCGACTCCCCCACGGCACTGGCCCGCAACATCCAATTGCTTTACGATGGCGCCCTGCTCGGTTCCAAGCTGGAGCGCTCCACCAAGCCGATCGCGGCCGCGCGCGCACTGACCGAGGAACTGATCACGCTGAGGCAACGCTGA
- a CDS encoding acyl-CoA dehydrogenase family protein, translating into MTAALAESALDRVAHTVAARAADLDEQRTDVRTDLAELGRAGLLDLELSDMVRVIDEVSANSLAVGFSAWAHHMTIRYLSAAPGGGFGEQVGSLAAAQRIGVTAMAAGLKQVAGLGPVPITGDTAGADLIVSGPIRWASNVFPDALIVMPVRVGERTLVVAADASADGVTVDPAPALTALGATASTSLRLERVRVPAHHVLTNDLDGFIAGIRPAFLLLQTAFCAGVTRAALTAATEAHTGPLARFGGELEDAVARADDVSSRLYRWAADPAAAKVPDLIRLRLDAARVAVDGTRLELSLTGGAGYTLGSAANRRFRETAFLPVQSPSEGQLRWELTRYE; encoded by the coding sequence GTGACCGCCGCGCTCGCGGAATCCGCACTGGACCGGGTGGCGCACACCGTCGCCGCCCGCGCCGCCGATCTCGATGAGCAGCGCACCGATGTCCGTACCGACCTGGCCGAACTCGGCCGCGCTGGGCTGCTCGACCTCGAGCTCTCCGACATGGTTCGCGTCATCGACGAGGTGTCGGCCAACAGCCTGGCCGTCGGCTTCTCCGCGTGGGCACACCACATGACCATCCGGTACCTCAGCGCGGCGCCCGGAGGCGGGTTCGGCGAGCAGGTCGGCAGCCTGGCCGCAGCACAGCGGATTGGCGTCACTGCCATGGCCGCCGGGCTCAAGCAGGTCGCCGGTCTCGGTCCGGTACCGATCACCGGCGACACCGCCGGCGCAGACCTGATCGTCAGCGGACCGATTCGCTGGGCCTCCAACGTGTTTCCCGATGCCCTGATCGTGATGCCGGTCCGCGTCGGGGAGCGGACGCTGGTCGTCGCGGCGGATGCCAGTGCCGACGGTGTGACCGTCGACCCCGCTCCCGCACTCACGGCGCTCGGGGCCACCGCGTCCACCTCATTGCGCCTGGAGCGGGTCCGGGTGCCGGCACATCACGTGCTCACCAACGACCTCGATGGGTTCATCGCCGGGATCCGGCCCGCGTTCCTGTTGTTGCAGACCGCGTTCTGCGCCGGCGTCACACGAGCGGCGCTGACCGCGGCCACCGAGGCGCACACCGGCCCGCTGGCCCGATTCGGCGGCGAACTCGAAGACGCGGTTGCCCGTGCCGACGACGTCAGCTCGCGGCTGTATCGCTGGGCCGCGGACCCCGCTGCGGCGAAAGTGCCCGACCTGATCCGGCTGCGGCTGGATGCCGCGCGGGTGGCTGTCGACGGCACCCGCCTGGAGCTCTCGCTGACCGGCGGTGCCGGCTACACCCTGGGAAGTGCCGCCAACCGGCGGTTCCGGGAAACCGCCTTCCTACCCGTGCAATCACCTTCGGAAGGACAACTGCGGTGGGAACTCACGCGCTACGAATAG